A window of Leptospira fainei serovar Hurstbridge str. BUT 6 contains these coding sequences:
- the rsmI gene encoding 16S rRNA (cytidine(1402)-2'-O)-methyltransferase, whose amino-acid sequence MNQSWESRFKIIPGTAYVVATPIGNLEDITLRAIEVLKQSDTIYCENATHSRRLLQTFGIRTVSKTLYKDQSEQPFAGIIENLRSGQTLSLISDAGTPGVSDPGSQLVRVLRANGISVIPIPGPSALTALLSVSGWQVQPCIFLGFLSEKKGRKRNQLKEWEEFEGVLALFESVHRIRDTLAAAREIFPRSELLLGRELTKMHEEIIKISPQQTLETVKFAEKGEFVLLIQGNIKKMLNGRVGVADT is encoded by the coding sequence ATGAATCAATCCTGGGAATCCAGGTTTAAAATCATTCCGGGAACTGCGTACGTCGTTGCGACACCTATCGGGAACCTGGAGGATATCACGCTCCGAGCAATCGAAGTATTAAAACAATCCGATACGATTTATTGCGAAAACGCGACTCATAGTAGAAGACTATTGCAAACCTTCGGAATCCGGACCGTTTCTAAAACTTTATATAAGGATCAATCGGAGCAACCCTTCGCTGGAATTATCGAAAATCTCAGATCCGGACAAACCCTTTCCCTAATATCGGATGCCGGTACGCCTGGCGTTTCCGATCCTGGATCCCAATTAGTTCGCGTCCTGCGAGCGAATGGCATTTCAGTTATACCGATTCCAGGACCGAGCGCTCTGACTGCGCTTCTTTCCGTTTCGGGTTGGCAAGTACAGCCTTGTATTTTTCTAGGATTTCTCTCGGAAAAAAAAGGGAGGAAACGAAATCAGTTAAAGGAGTGGGAAGAGTTTGAGGGAGTTCTTGCTCTCTTTGAATCGGTGCATCGAATCCGAGATACGCTCGCAGCAGCCAGAGAAATTTTCCCTCGATCGGAACTGTTGCTCGGTCGAGAACTCACTAAAATGCATGAAGAAATCATAAAAATTTCCCCCCAGCAGACCTTAGAAACGGTAAAATTCGCAGAAAAAGGGGAATTTGTTCTACTAATCCAAGGAAATATAAAAAAAATGCTTAACGGACGTGTCGGGGTTGCCGATACTTAG
- a CDS encoding LIC_20245 family lipoprotein codes for MGGIRKFLFIGGFIVFFILLITFLFTNGDDSGGEASRKKGELDAVSSLLGGGSRSSSGSAGTAGAAGSVFDSDFFRAGKGEYVETEKQESGQENRPDAADADNPVNPQTGKPYTNEEMDRFQQLKERFPGNSLIPSKLSPAEKEQRKQFEQTVSEATRAVLGRTASREQTVTYYDFMEKQAKDRLDIVTYLVDLQKGSGDEEQEKKLEAIRQSMVQQLDQVQQDKRKSFEQIGK; via the coding sequence TTGGGCGGTATTCGTAAATTTTTATTTATCGGCGGGTTTATCGTATTTTTTATCCTACTAATTACCTTTCTTTTTACTAACGGAGATGATTCCGGCGGCGAAGCAAGCCGAAAGAAAGGAGAATTGGATGCCGTTAGCAGTCTTTTGGGTGGAGGCTCTCGTTCTTCTTCCGGTTCCGCTGGAACTGCCGGAGCTGCAGGTTCTGTCTTTGACTCTGATTTCTTTCGGGCAGGAAAAGGAGAATATGTAGAAACCGAAAAGCAAGAATCCGGGCAAGAAAATCGACCGGATGCAGCCGATGCGGATAATCCGGTAAATCCTCAAACCGGTAAGCCTTATACGAATGAAGAAATGGATCGTTTCCAGCAATTAAAGGAACGTTTTCCCGGAAACTCCTTGATTCCTTCTAAGTTAAGTCCCGCAGAAAAAGAACAGCGAAAGCAGTTTGAACAGACGGTTTCCGAGGCGACAAGAGCCGTTTTGGGACGAACAGCCTCACGAGAGCAGACCGTTACATATTACGATTTTATGGAAAAGCAAGCCAAAGATCGCTTGGATATCGTCACCTATTTAGTGGATCTACAAAAAGGTTCCGGCGATGAAGAGCAGGAAAAGAAGTTGGAGGCAATTCGCCAATCGATGGTCCAACAACTTGACCAGGTTCAACAGGATAAACGGAAGTCTTTTGAGCAAATAGGAAAATAA
- a CDS encoding LIC11073 family putative lipoprotein, translating to MLTGLGSLVLIFYVNTCGTNTEVAQSPFVFITPVSVPQVYSVQATNPGMDDFFNIIDPLYSINYANYKPNYLLKYYISNLEPQFVGYNLYITSATPSIAETSTGGGLYLENGTQPSFPQLAVQASTTTLTIHRIKNFIPPPGITSFQKCEVYTFTLRALLNSGVTSNQSTPVSRCSSLQPATECGSDTSCNPTYCQDPACTATVQATCSIGTICNPCLYPSLASKGCPCPTGTLPPGCNL from the coding sequence ATCCTGACAGGACTCGGCTCGCTGGTTCTGATTTTTTACGTGAATACTTGCGGCACAAATACCGAAGTAGCCCAATCCCCTTTCGTATTCATTACGCCGGTAAGTGTTCCGCAAGTTTATAGTGTGCAAGCTACAAATCCGGGAATGGATGATTTTTTCAATATAATCGATCCACTGTATTCGATCAATTACGCAAATTATAAACCTAATTATTTACTCAAATATTATATTTCGAATTTGGAACCTCAATTCGTCGGCTATAATTTATATATTACTTCGGCAACGCCTTCGATAGCCGAAACCTCTACTGGCGGCGGCTTGTATTTGGAAAACGGAACGCAACCGTCTTTTCCGCAATTGGCGGTCCAGGCTTCCACGACCACATTGACAATCCATCGAATTAAGAATTTTATTCCCCCGCCAGGAATAACCTCCTTTCAGAAATGCGAGGTTTATACATTCACGTTACGCGCACTTCTAAATTCGGGAGTTACGTCGAATCAATCAACGCCAGTATCGAGGTGCAGTTCACTTCAGCCCGCCACTGAATGCGGTTCGGACACGAGTTGTAATCCTACGTACTGCCAAGATCCGGCTTGCACTGCGACCGTTCAAGCGACGTGTTCGATAGGAACCATTTGTAACCCTTGTCTTTATCCGAGTTTAGCAAGTAAGGGATGTCCTTGCCCAACCGGGACCCTTCCGCCCGGTTGCAATTTATGA
- a CDS encoding flagellar biosynthesis anti-sigma factor FlgM codes for MTIDKVGGISGGSYEPRKPTPVRKNEAKESFDNISISDTAKQKASEARLQAEVQTISQKIVSSPVDSERSAKLKEVKEKLKNGEYDTLSPEILNAVADRIAESFLGR; via the coding sequence ATGACCATTGACAAAGTAGGCGGCATCAGTGGCGGTTCCTACGAGCCTCGTAAACCGACACCTGTAAGGAAAAACGAAGCCAAAGAATCTTTCGATAATATATCTATTTCAGACACAGCCAAGCAAAAGGCGTCTGAAGCTCGTTTGCAAGCCGAAGTACAGACAATTTCGCAAAAGATCGTCTCATCTCCAGTAGACTCCGAGCGCTCTGCCAAACTTAAGGAAGTCAAAGAGAAACTTAAGAATGGCGAATATGATACTCTTAGTCCAGAGATCTTAAATGCGGTTGCAGATCGTATCGCCGAATCGTTTCTCGGACGCTGA
- a CDS encoding iron-containing alcohol dehydrogenase, protein MPILPDWINFSFPTKVHFEADCGFKMGSFVKNIGTRAVILSTQNELENMDEFSIIKTSLEKHIDGVILYDNIEKEPTLKELDTAAYFARISNANCIIGYGSYESLNAAKLVSLLATNDTFAEDIFVAKRVPKLKRPVPLVLIPTHPIMGLECAPIATIYTDEDRTVRYFTHEYLFPELVIADAKIGAFMTSADVAKVGVGILAAAVDSILSKYSNELTNSSALRAIEIIYKNLVPAIRDPKNLQYRNAIFGASLLVGMSHSSSSLGLCYALSLASSNLTNLDIFQAMSILLPHVMEYNLTSSAGKYVLIAKALDEDISNISVIEAAIKAVEGIRKIYIELKIPQRLSEYEVRKIDLPGIASLASSFPFLDCLPRELPKNEIETILVAAF, encoded by the coding sequence GTGCCGATACTCCCCGACTGGATCAATTTTAGTTTTCCCACCAAAGTCCATTTTGAGGCCGATTGCGGATTCAAAATGGGTAGTTTTGTAAAGAATATAGGCACACGAGCCGTCATACTTTCTACTCAGAACGAGTTGGAAAACATGGACGAGTTTTCCATTATTAAGACTTCCCTGGAAAAGCACATAGACGGTGTGATTCTTTATGATAATATCGAAAAGGAACCTACATTAAAAGAACTGGATACTGCTGCCTACTTCGCGAGAATATCGAACGCAAATTGCATTATCGGTTACGGTTCTTATGAAAGTCTTAATGCGGCGAAGTTAGTCTCCCTGCTTGCAACGAACGATACTTTCGCCGAAGATATCTTCGTAGCGAAAAGAGTCCCTAAATTAAAAAGACCGGTTCCTTTGGTTTTGATACCGACCCATCCGATTATGGGCCTGGAGTGTGCGCCTATCGCTACCATCTACACGGACGAAGACAGGACGGTCCGTTATTTTACTCACGAATATCTTTTTCCGGAATTGGTAATCGCAGACGCTAAAATCGGTGCGTTCATGACGTCGGCGGACGTCGCGAAAGTCGGAGTGGGAATTTTAGCCGCTGCAGTTGATAGCATTTTATCGAAATATTCGAACGAACTTACAAACTCTTCCGCGCTACGAGCAATCGAAATTATTTATAAAAACTTAGTACCTGCGATTCGGGATCCGAAGAATTTACAATATCGTAATGCAATCTTTGGAGCAAGCTTACTTGTAGGAATGTCCCACTCCTCGAGTTCCCTCGGCCTTTGTTACGCTTTATCTTTGGCCTCTTCGAATTTAACGAACCTGGATATTTTCCAAGCCATGTCGATTCTGCTTCCTCACGTAATGGAATATAATTTGACCTCTTCCGCCGGAAAATACGTTTTGATCGCAAAAGCATTAGATGAAGATATTTCCAATATTTCAGTAATCGAGGCTGCAATTAAAGCGGTTGAGGGTATCAGAAAAATTTATATCGAGTTGAAGATTCCTCAAAGACTCTCGGAATATGAAGTAAGAAAAATCGACCTTCCTGGAATTGCCAGTTTAGCCTCCTCATTTCCTTTTCTAGACTGCTTACCGCGTGAATTACCCAAAAACGAAATTGAAACGATTTTAGTAGCGGCCTTTTAA
- the nadE gene encoding NAD(+) synthase translates to MPIYRCTAVSLRTTPLDFKGNRERILSALEKCETSSIVLFPELSLSGYGCEDAFYFPWVWEHSWKSLKEIARAVGEKTVILGLPFFQSPYLFNVAAILRDGEILGLVPKQNLAQTGVHYENRWFVKGEEAGSYALSPDGQEIPFGSMIFETQDFDFGIEICEDSWVQTRPGQTLVDAGADLILSPGASHFALGKQDIRKRLFGEASRNGAGAILYANLDGNESGRLIFEGGSLGFREGELVAEGPRLHFTDFELTHLDLDPQDLRTRRARNFRSSGTKEFRSKGRNLQRIRISELALSNEIKNPSVKIQDFPTQSFQDFTRATSLGLFDYLRKSKTKGYTLSLSGGADSAACALLVKAGILIAESELGGSFLKSIGLDKNHLLFTLYQGTENNSEYTRESAENLAAELGVSYSAIEIGSEVSAMIEKISGVVGYPLDWKHHNLALQNIQARVRSPLIWLLTNLNGHLLLSTGNRSEASVGYTTMDGDSSGSVAPLTGISKEFLLGWLAHVYSGKDHVLPAIKCLGRILESKPTAELKPLEEHQEDETDLMPYPLLQKLEESFVLLGRAPENLNASISWADAKQTEEGVRKFLRLFPASQWKRERLPPSFHLDSYGLDPKSSFRFPILSEITF, encoded by the coding sequence CGCTTGATTTCAAAGGAAATCGCGAACGAATTCTATCCGCATTAGAAAAATGCGAAACTTCTTCGATAGTCTTATTTCCGGAACTTTCGTTAAGCGGCTACGGTTGCGAGGATGCGTTCTATTTTCCTTGGGTCTGGGAACATTCATGGAAAAGTCTAAAGGAAATCGCTCGAGCAGTCGGCGAAAAAACGGTAATACTGGGTTTGCCTTTTTTTCAAAGCCCTTACTTATTTAACGTCGCAGCTATCTTACGAGACGGGGAAATCTTGGGTCTGGTACCCAAGCAAAATTTAGCCCAAACAGGCGTTCATTACGAAAACCGCTGGTTTGTCAAAGGAGAAGAAGCCGGATCTTATGCCCTCTCTCCCGATGGACAAGAAATTCCTTTCGGATCCATGATATTTGAGACGCAAGACTTCGATTTTGGAATCGAAATCTGCGAAGATTCCTGGGTTCAAACTAGACCGGGTCAGACATTAGTGGATGCCGGCGCCGACCTGATTCTTTCTCCCGGCGCGTCTCACTTCGCATTAGGAAAACAAGATATAAGAAAACGGTTATTCGGCGAGGCTTCCAGAAACGGCGCCGGTGCAATCCTGTACGCGAACCTTGACGGAAATGAATCCGGAAGATTGATTTTCGAAGGCGGTTCTTTAGGATTCAGAGAAGGGGAATTGGTCGCGGAAGGACCAAGATTGCATTTTACGGATTTTGAATTAACTCATTTGGATCTAGATCCCCAGGATTTGCGAACGCGACGAGCGCGCAATTTCCGTTCTTCCGGAACGAAAGAATTTCGATCCAAAGGTAGAAACCTTCAACGAATTCGAATTTCTGAATTAGCTTTATCTAATGAAATCAAGAACCCTTCCGTGAAAATTCAAGATTTTCCGACTCAATCATTTCAGGATTTTACTAGAGCAACTTCCCTGGGTCTCTTCGATTATCTCAGAAAATCAAAGACAAAAGGATATACTCTCTCTTTATCGGGCGGAGCCGATAGCGCGGCCTGCGCTCTCTTGGTTAAAGCAGGTATTCTAATCGCTGAATCGGAATTGGGGGGTTCTTTTTTAAAATCGATCGGTCTAGATAAGAATCATCTACTCTTTACTCTTTATCAAGGAACGGAGAATAATTCGGAATACACTCGCGAAAGTGCGGAGAATCTAGCCGCCGAATTAGGGGTTTCATATTCCGCAATTGAGATCGGTTCCGAAGTATCCGCGATGATCGAAAAAATTTCCGGAGTCGTAGGCTATCCCCTAGATTGGAAACATCATAATCTGGCTCTGCAAAATATACAAGCAAGAGTCCGCTCGCCTCTCATCTGGCTCCTAACGAATCTCAACGGTCATTTGCTTTTATCCACGGGAAACCGAAGCGAAGCCAGCGTAGGATATACGACGATGGACGGAGATTCATCGGGCTCTGTCGCTCCGTTAACCGGTATCAGTAAGGAATTTTTATTAGGGTGGTTGGCACATGTTTATTCCGGCAAAGACCATGTTCTTCCTGCCATAAAATGCCTAGGCAGAATTTTAGAATCGAAGCCTACCGCCGAGCTAAAACCGTTGGAAGAACATCAAGAAGACGAAACCGATCTTATGCCCTATCCTCTTTTACAAAAATTAGAAGAATCCTTTGTTTTACTCGGACGAGCCCCGGAAAATTTGAACGCAAGCATTTCTTGGGCAGATGCCAAACAAACCGAAGAAGGAGTACGGAAATTTCTGCGTCTTTTCCCGGCTAGCCAATGGAAGCGGGAAAGGCTTCCGCCGTCCTTTCATCTAGATTCCTACGGCTTGGACCCTAAATCTAGCTTTCGTTTTCCGATCTTGAGCGAAATTACATTTTGA